A genomic window from Myotis daubentonii chromosome 4, mMyoDau2.1, whole genome shotgun sequence includes:
- the AGGF1 gene encoding angiogenic factor with G patch and FHA domains 1 isoform X1 produces MASEAPSPSLSPSPPTSPEPELAQLRRKVEKLERELRSCKRQVREVEKLLHHTERLYQSAESNNQELRTQVEELSKILYCGRKEDNKKSDVEVQTENHPPWSISDYYYQTYYKDLSLPDKVTELSVQQDQDSEVSAYNFKDQSQIENDVYAGTDVTEKVECGQEDHFALNSQEPASALATEDASLEGSSLAESLRAAAEAAVSQTGFSYDENTGLYFDHSTGFYYDSENQLYYDPSTGIYYYCDVESGRYQFHSRVDLQPYQTSGTKQSKDKKLKKKRKDPDSSTVNEEKDLNSEDQKASSVEHINCSEGEDCANVKKKAKVDIHYKNSSHEFTVPVIGKTIEFPLNENIYNSTSFKDEKIIETDSEPEEGEITDSQTEDSYDEDITSEDNVTAEDTEDEDEEKIWPPCIRVIVIRSPVLQTGSLFIITAVNPATIGREKDMEHTLRIPEVGVSKFHAEIYFDHDLQSYVLVDQGSQNGTVVNGKQILQPKTKCDPYVLEHGDEVKIGETVLSFHIHPGSDTCDGCEPGQVRAHLRLDKKDESFVGPTLSKEEKELERRKELKKIRVKYGLRYFVFIKNTDYEDEKALKNPKYKDRAGKRRKQIGSEGTFQRDDAPASVHSEITDSNKGRKMLEKMGWKKGEGLGKDGGGMKTPIQLQLRRTHAGLGTGKPSSIEDVHLLQNKSKKNWEKARERFAENFPETKPQKDAPGTVPWVKGTVE; encoded by the exons ATGGCGTCCGAGGCGCCGTCTCCTTCCTTGTCTCCATCGCCACCCACCTCCCCTGAGCCGGAGCTGGCCCAGCTGAGGCGGAAGGTGGAGAAGTTGGAACGCGAGCTGCGGAGCTGCAAGCGGCAGGTGCGGGAGGTGGAGAAGCTTTTGCACCACACGGAGCGGCTGTACCAGAGCGCCGAGAGCAACAACCAGGAGCTCCGCACCCAG GTAGAAGAGCTCAGTAAAATACTCTATTGTGGGAGAAAGGAAGATAATAAGAAGTCTGACGTAGAAGTACAAACAGAGAACCACCCTCCTTGGTCAATCTCAG ATTATTATTATCAGACGTACTATAAGGATCTTAGTCTTCCAGATAAAGTGACAGAACTTTCAGTTCAGCAAGATCAGGATAGCGAAGTTTCTGCTTATAATTTTAAAGACCAGTCACAAATAGAAAATGATGTGTATGCTGGTACTGATGTAACGGAAAAGGTTGAATGTGGACAAGAGGACCATTTTGCCTTAAATTCACAG GAGCCAGCATCTGCATTAGCAACAGAGGATGCATCCTTAGAAGGTTCATCATTAGCTGAAAGTTTGAGAGCTGCAGCAGAAGCTGCTGTATCACAGACGGGATTTAGTTATGATGAGAATACTGGACTGTATTTTGACCACAGCACTGGTTTCTATTATGATTCT gaaaatcaaCTATATTATGATCCTTCCACTGGAATTTATTACTACTGTGATGTGGAAAGTGGTCGATATCAATTTCATTCTCGAGTAGATTTGCAACCTTATCAGACTTCTGGCACAAAacaaagtaaagataaaaagttgaagaagaagagaaaggatcCAGATTCTTCTACAGTAAATGAGGAAAAG GATTTGAATTCAGAAGATCAAAAAGCATCCAGTGTTGAACATATAAACTGCAGTGAGGGAGAAGATTGTGCAAATGTGAAAAAGAAGGCCAAAGTTGACATTCATTACAAAAATAGTTCCCATGAATTCACTGTTCCAGTTATCGGAAAGACTATAGAATTTCCTCTTAATGAAAACATCTATAATTCGACTtcatttaaagatgagaaaatcaTAGAAACTGATAGTGAGCCAGAAGAAGGTGAAATTACAGACTCTCAGACTGAGGACAGTTATGACGAAGACATTACCAGTGAAGACAATGTAACTGCAGAAGATACTGAGGATGAAG atgaggaaaaaaTTTGGCCCCCTTGTATTAGAGTAATTGTTATTAGATCACCAGTGTTGCAGACAGGATCACTTTTTATCATTACAGCTGTAAACCCTGCTACCATTGGAag AGAAAAAGATATGGAGCATACTCTCCGAATCCCTGAAGTTGGTGTCAGTAAG tttcatgCAGAAATTTATTTTGACCATGACTTACAAAGTTATGTCCTTGTGGATCAAGGCAGTCAAAATGGTACAGTTGTTAATGGAAAACAGATTCttcag CCTAAAACTAAATGTGACCCTTATGTACTTGAGCATGGAGATGAAGTGAAAATTGGAGAGACTGTGTTGTCCTTTCACATTCACCCTGGCAGTGATACCTGTGATGGCTGCGAACCAGGGCAGGTTAGAGCTCACCTTCGTCTTGATAAGAAAGATGAATCTTTTG TTGGTCCAACACTaagcaaggaagagaaagagttggaaaggagaaaagagtTAAAGAAAATACGAGTAAAATATGGTTTACGG TATTTTGTATTTATAAAGAATACAGATTATGAAGATGAAAAGGCATTGAAGAATCCAAAATATAAAGATAGAGCAGGGAAACGGAGGAAGCAGATTGGAAGTGAAGGAACTTTCCAAAGAGATGATGCTCCTGCATCTGTTCATTC tgaaattacTGATAGCAACAAAGGTCGGAAGATGTTGGAAAAGATGGGTTGGAAAAAAGGAGAGGGCCTGGGGAAGGACGGCGGAGGAATGAAAACTCCG ATTCAGCTTCAGCTTCGACGAACACATGCAGGCTTGGGGACAGGTAAACCATCCTCAATTGAAGATGTTCACCTTCTCCAAAACAAGAGCAAGAAGAACTGGGAGAAAGCACGAGAGAGGTTTGCTGAAAACTTCCCAGAAACTAAGCCGCAAAAAGACGCACCAGGGACCGTTCCTTGGGTCAAAGGGACTGTAGAGTGA
- the AGGF1 gene encoding angiogenic factor with G patch and FHA domains 1 isoform X3, with translation MASEAPSPSLSPSPPTSPEPELAQLRRKVEKLERELRSCKRQVREVEKLLHHTERLYQSAESNNQELRTQVEELSKILYCGRKEDNKKSDVEVQTENHPPWSISDYYYQTYYKDLSLPDKVTELSVQQDQDSEVSAYNFKDQSQIENDVYAGTDVTEKVECGQEDHFALNSQEPASALATEDASLEGSSLAESLRAAAEAAVSQTGFSYDENTGLYFDHSTGFYYDSENQLYYDPSTGIYYYCDVESGRYQFHSRVDLQPYQTSGTKQSKDKKLKKKRKDPDSSTVNEEKDLNSEDQKASSVEHINCSEGEDCANVKKKAKVDIHYKNSSHEFTVPVIGKTIEFPLNENIYNSTSFKDEKIIETDSEPEEGEITDSQTEDSYDEDITSEDNVTAEDTEDEDEEKIWPPCIRVIVIRSPVLQTGSLFIITAVNPATIGREKDMEHTLRIPEVGVSKPKTKCDPYVLEHGDEVKIGETVLSFHIHPGSDTCDGCEPGQVRAHLRLDKKDESFVGPTLSKEEKELERRKELKKIRVKYGLRYFVFIKNTDYEDEKALKNPKYKDRAGKRRKQIGSEGTFQRDDAPASVHSEITDSNKGRKMLEKMGWKKGEGLGKDGGGMKTPIQLQLRRTHAGLGTGKPSSIEDVHLLQNKSKKNWEKARERFAENFPETKPQKDAPGTVPWVKGTVE, from the exons ATGGCGTCCGAGGCGCCGTCTCCTTCCTTGTCTCCATCGCCACCCACCTCCCCTGAGCCGGAGCTGGCCCAGCTGAGGCGGAAGGTGGAGAAGTTGGAACGCGAGCTGCGGAGCTGCAAGCGGCAGGTGCGGGAGGTGGAGAAGCTTTTGCACCACACGGAGCGGCTGTACCAGAGCGCCGAGAGCAACAACCAGGAGCTCCGCACCCAG GTAGAAGAGCTCAGTAAAATACTCTATTGTGGGAGAAAGGAAGATAATAAGAAGTCTGACGTAGAAGTACAAACAGAGAACCACCCTCCTTGGTCAATCTCAG ATTATTATTATCAGACGTACTATAAGGATCTTAGTCTTCCAGATAAAGTGACAGAACTTTCAGTTCAGCAAGATCAGGATAGCGAAGTTTCTGCTTATAATTTTAAAGACCAGTCACAAATAGAAAATGATGTGTATGCTGGTACTGATGTAACGGAAAAGGTTGAATGTGGACAAGAGGACCATTTTGCCTTAAATTCACAG GAGCCAGCATCTGCATTAGCAACAGAGGATGCATCCTTAGAAGGTTCATCATTAGCTGAAAGTTTGAGAGCTGCAGCAGAAGCTGCTGTATCACAGACGGGATTTAGTTATGATGAGAATACTGGACTGTATTTTGACCACAGCACTGGTTTCTATTATGATTCT gaaaatcaaCTATATTATGATCCTTCCACTGGAATTTATTACTACTGTGATGTGGAAAGTGGTCGATATCAATTTCATTCTCGAGTAGATTTGCAACCTTATCAGACTTCTGGCACAAAacaaagtaaagataaaaagttgaagaagaagagaaaggatcCAGATTCTTCTACAGTAAATGAGGAAAAG GATTTGAATTCAGAAGATCAAAAAGCATCCAGTGTTGAACATATAAACTGCAGTGAGGGAGAAGATTGTGCAAATGTGAAAAAGAAGGCCAAAGTTGACATTCATTACAAAAATAGTTCCCATGAATTCACTGTTCCAGTTATCGGAAAGACTATAGAATTTCCTCTTAATGAAAACATCTATAATTCGACTtcatttaaagatgagaaaatcaTAGAAACTGATAGTGAGCCAGAAGAAGGTGAAATTACAGACTCTCAGACTGAGGACAGTTATGACGAAGACATTACCAGTGAAGACAATGTAACTGCAGAAGATACTGAGGATGAAG atgaggaaaaaaTTTGGCCCCCTTGTATTAGAGTAATTGTTATTAGATCACCAGTGTTGCAGACAGGATCACTTTTTATCATTACAGCTGTAAACCCTGCTACCATTGGAag AGAAAAAGATATGGAGCATACTCTCCGAATCCCTGAAGTTGGTGTCAGTAAG CCTAAAACTAAATGTGACCCTTATGTACTTGAGCATGGAGATGAAGTGAAAATTGGAGAGACTGTGTTGTCCTTTCACATTCACCCTGGCAGTGATACCTGTGATGGCTGCGAACCAGGGCAGGTTAGAGCTCACCTTCGTCTTGATAAGAAAGATGAATCTTTTG TTGGTCCAACACTaagcaaggaagagaaagagttggaaaggagaaaagagtTAAAGAAAATACGAGTAAAATATGGTTTACGG TATTTTGTATTTATAAAGAATACAGATTATGAAGATGAAAAGGCATTGAAGAATCCAAAATATAAAGATAGAGCAGGGAAACGGAGGAAGCAGATTGGAAGTGAAGGAACTTTCCAAAGAGATGATGCTCCTGCATCTGTTCATTC tgaaattacTGATAGCAACAAAGGTCGGAAGATGTTGGAAAAGATGGGTTGGAAAAAAGGAGAGGGCCTGGGGAAGGACGGCGGAGGAATGAAAACTCCG ATTCAGCTTCAGCTTCGACGAACACATGCAGGCTTGGGGACAGGTAAACCATCCTCAATTGAAGATGTTCACCTTCTCCAAAACAAGAGCAAGAAGAACTGGGAGAAAGCACGAGAGAGGTTTGCTGAAAACTTCCCAGAAACTAAGCCGCAAAAAGACGCACCAGGGACCGTTCCTTGGGTCAAAGGGACTGTAGAGTGA
- the AGGF1 gene encoding angiogenic factor with G patch and FHA domains 1 isoform X2, giving the protein MASEAPSPSLSPSPPTSPEPELAQLRRKVEKLERELRSCKRQVREVEKLLHHTERLYQSAESNNQELRTQVEELSKILYCGRKEDNKKSDVEVQTENHPPWSISDYYYQTYYKDLSLPDKVTELSVQQDQDSEVSAYNFKDQSQIENDVYAGTDVTEKVECGQEDHFALNSQEPASALATEDASLEGSSLAESLRAAAEAAVSQTGFSYDENTGLYFDHSTGFYYDSENQLYYDPSTGIYYYCDVESGRYQFHSRVDLQPYQTSGTKQSKDKKLKKKRKDPDSSTVNEEKDLNSEDQKASSVEHINCSEGEDCANVKKKAKVDIHYKNSSHEFTVPVIGKTIEFPLNENIYNSTSFKDEKIIETDSEPEEGEITDSQTEDSYDEDITSEDNVTAEDTEDEDEEKIWPPCIRVIVIRSPVLQTGSLFIITAVNPATIGREKDMEHTLRIPEVGVSKFHAEIYFDHDLQSYVLVDQGSQNGTVVNGKQILQPKTKCDPYVLEHGDEVKIGETVLSFHIHPGSDTCDGCEPGQVRAHLRLDKKDESFVGPTLSKEEKELERRKELKKIRVKYGLRNTDYEDEKALKNPKYKDRAGKRRKQIGSEGTFQRDDAPASVHSEITDSNKGRKMLEKMGWKKGEGLGKDGGGMKTPIQLQLRRTHAGLGTGKPSSIEDVHLLQNKSKKNWEKARERFAENFPETKPQKDAPGTVPWVKGTVE; this is encoded by the exons ATGGCGTCCGAGGCGCCGTCTCCTTCCTTGTCTCCATCGCCACCCACCTCCCCTGAGCCGGAGCTGGCCCAGCTGAGGCGGAAGGTGGAGAAGTTGGAACGCGAGCTGCGGAGCTGCAAGCGGCAGGTGCGGGAGGTGGAGAAGCTTTTGCACCACACGGAGCGGCTGTACCAGAGCGCCGAGAGCAACAACCAGGAGCTCCGCACCCAG GTAGAAGAGCTCAGTAAAATACTCTATTGTGGGAGAAAGGAAGATAATAAGAAGTCTGACGTAGAAGTACAAACAGAGAACCACCCTCCTTGGTCAATCTCAG ATTATTATTATCAGACGTACTATAAGGATCTTAGTCTTCCAGATAAAGTGACAGAACTTTCAGTTCAGCAAGATCAGGATAGCGAAGTTTCTGCTTATAATTTTAAAGACCAGTCACAAATAGAAAATGATGTGTATGCTGGTACTGATGTAACGGAAAAGGTTGAATGTGGACAAGAGGACCATTTTGCCTTAAATTCACAG GAGCCAGCATCTGCATTAGCAACAGAGGATGCATCCTTAGAAGGTTCATCATTAGCTGAAAGTTTGAGAGCTGCAGCAGAAGCTGCTGTATCACAGACGGGATTTAGTTATGATGAGAATACTGGACTGTATTTTGACCACAGCACTGGTTTCTATTATGATTCT gaaaatcaaCTATATTATGATCCTTCCACTGGAATTTATTACTACTGTGATGTGGAAAGTGGTCGATATCAATTTCATTCTCGAGTAGATTTGCAACCTTATCAGACTTCTGGCACAAAacaaagtaaagataaaaagttgaagaagaagagaaaggatcCAGATTCTTCTACAGTAAATGAGGAAAAG GATTTGAATTCAGAAGATCAAAAAGCATCCAGTGTTGAACATATAAACTGCAGTGAGGGAGAAGATTGTGCAAATGTGAAAAAGAAGGCCAAAGTTGACATTCATTACAAAAATAGTTCCCATGAATTCACTGTTCCAGTTATCGGAAAGACTATAGAATTTCCTCTTAATGAAAACATCTATAATTCGACTtcatttaaagatgagaaaatcaTAGAAACTGATAGTGAGCCAGAAGAAGGTGAAATTACAGACTCTCAGACTGAGGACAGTTATGACGAAGACATTACCAGTGAAGACAATGTAACTGCAGAAGATACTGAGGATGAAG atgaggaaaaaaTTTGGCCCCCTTGTATTAGAGTAATTGTTATTAGATCACCAGTGTTGCAGACAGGATCACTTTTTATCATTACAGCTGTAAACCCTGCTACCATTGGAag AGAAAAAGATATGGAGCATACTCTCCGAATCCCTGAAGTTGGTGTCAGTAAG tttcatgCAGAAATTTATTTTGACCATGACTTACAAAGTTATGTCCTTGTGGATCAAGGCAGTCAAAATGGTACAGTTGTTAATGGAAAACAGATTCttcag CCTAAAACTAAATGTGACCCTTATGTACTTGAGCATGGAGATGAAGTGAAAATTGGAGAGACTGTGTTGTCCTTTCACATTCACCCTGGCAGTGATACCTGTGATGGCTGCGAACCAGGGCAGGTTAGAGCTCACCTTCGTCTTGATAAGAAAGATGAATCTTTTG TTGGTCCAACACTaagcaaggaagagaaagagttggaaaggagaaaagagtTAAAGAAAATACGAGTAAAATATGGTTTACGG AATACAGATTATGAAGATGAAAAGGCATTGAAGAATCCAAAATATAAAGATAGAGCAGGGAAACGGAGGAAGCAGATTGGAAGTGAAGGAACTTTCCAAAGAGATGATGCTCCTGCATCTGTTCATTC tgaaattacTGATAGCAACAAAGGTCGGAAGATGTTGGAAAAGATGGGTTGGAAAAAAGGAGAGGGCCTGGGGAAGGACGGCGGAGGAATGAAAACTCCG ATTCAGCTTCAGCTTCGACGAACACATGCAGGCTTGGGGACAGGTAAACCATCCTCAATTGAAGATGTTCACCTTCTCCAAAACAAGAGCAAGAAGAACTGGGAGAAAGCACGAGAGAGGTTTGCTGAAAACTTCCCAGAAACTAAGCCGCAAAAAGACGCACCAGGGACCGTTCCTTGGGTCAAAGGGACTGTAGAGTGA